Within Vicia villosa cultivar HV-30 ecotype Madison, WI linkage group LG1, Vvil1.0, whole genome shotgun sequence, the genomic segment TCATAAGATAGAAGAACTTCATTGAGATAGTTTATTCTCAACCTTGTTATCATGTTCTATTAGCTAAAGGTAAAGGAAATATGGTGTAACGGGATTCTTTGGAAGATTTGCCtaaattgtttttgttgtttccGTTGTACTTTTGTGATAACTCTGAGTtactatttataattttttgggCATATGATGTAATATATGCGAGACATATGTACTTGTGTAATTCTTCTACTACTACATTTTGTTTCCGTACCTAAATTAACAACTTAATTATGTGATTCTAGATACTCATTTAATTGGGTTATTACATTCATCTTTGACACAATTTAGCGACAGAGTTCTACTTAGCAATATAATTAGCgataaattcaaattttttaatatgGAGTTCACCTTAGCGACAGATATTCAGTcactatatatattattaatataaaatggACAAATTTGCCACGACAATAGAAATGAAAATACTGTTTAGTTCGGTAAACAACACTTATAGCAATGCCACAATAACCTTTAGCTCCACCAGCTTCTCTTATCTTATTATCTTAATGTAGCCATTTATATCTCAATTTTACCCCAGTTTTCCAACATATTTATTGTAAAACTCTTCTTCAGTTAAATCAGAAAATGCATTTAAGCCAATTGTGTAAGTCTTGTTTCATTCGTTATTAAACTTTTCTATATAATCCAAATCCTCTTTGAATATTCGAAAGCGCATTGCCTTCTCAGAAGCATTTGCATGTGTGATTACATGCGTCACCATCCATTGCTCGTGTTGTTTAATAAGAGATGATTCATCCAACACTCGAGACATAGTTGGATATGTAAATGCCCACAAGACGATGATGCAAACACCAATAAGATACTTCATGATTAGGATGATTAGACTCTTGAACACTGTAAGAAAATCAAAGGATCAGATTTTACTTAATCCACTGCTCTAATAACAAATACAAGAAAAGGAACACCACATTCAAAGCTACACAGATAAACAATCAATGTTAAACCTACTGAGTAGAAGCTAAAAACCACCGCACAAAAACCATTGATTTAAATAATCTTTTTAATGCAAAGCAACACTAATATATGTCATTTCAAAAAAACACACCATGCTTTTTTATAGTCCTTTGAATTAGTAGgactttatttctttttatagATATAAAAAAAAGCTAAATTCCAACACCAATACTAAGAAGGAACACATTGAAGGTAGAATACTATAATGTTGGGTACACAGGTTTTATAGCAATTCCACAGTGACAATCAGAACCACCAGCTTGTCTTATTATCTTCATGTACCCATTAATACCCCAGGCTTTACCCCAAGAGTTTTTAATCAACCAATATTTCACTCCTTTTTCTTCACCGTAACCAATTATAGTAACAAAATGGGTGATACGCAGCGCACATGGTCCTTGAAAAATCCGGCCAttgtatttttgaaaagcttTCCCTCTAGCAGCAATGTCAACTGATACTGGCTGTTGTACCACGACCCGTGGTGATTGACGTTCATCATTACTTTGTACAAATGTGTAAGAACTAGGGTGTCAATTGGATCCATTAAATTTAAATCCATCCACCAAAAAATTCATCCAATTCATCCACcacataaaaaataagttaatggatggattgaatccatccatttatatacatggataaatccaatccatccaacacattttgataatccaaaggattatttttattttatactttaaattaattttttttcaaaaataactaaagtagtttttttttaaataaacaaatttggaaaatcaaggttttttcgaaaaaacaaaaaaacaggtTTTTTAGGAAAAACGAAAAAGTCggatttttttccagaaaaacggAAAAATAGAGTATTTTTCCGGAAAatcgaaaaatcgagttttttcggaaaaatgaaatgttgggtttttttCGGAAAGACGAAAAATaaagttttttcggaaaaacgaaaaagtcGGGTTTTTTCCGTAAAAACAGAAAATTGGGCTTTTTTCCAGAAAAATaataaatcgagtttttttccagaaaaacgaaAAGTCGagcttttttttggaaaaacaaaaggtcaggtttttttcggaaaaaacgaAAACAtcaagttttttcggaaaaacgaaaaaatctagtttttggaaaaacaaaaaaatcgagtttttttccagaaaaacaaaaaaagtcgagttttttttggaaaaacaaaaaaaatgagttttttcgGAATAACGAAAAGTCGGGTTTTTTTTCCGGAAAAATGAAAAGTCGGGTTTTTTTTCCGGAAAAatgaaaagtcgagttttttacgggaaaacgaaaaaattgagttttctcgGAAAAACGAAATAGGTGGATTTTTTCGTAAAAacggaaaatcgagttttttttcggaaaagtaaaaaagtcgagttttttggaaaaatgaaaaatcgagttttttacggaaaaacgaaaaaaacgagtttttttttggaaaaacggaaaaaaaaagagttttttcggaaaaacgaaaagtcgagttttttttggaaaacgaaaaaattattttagaatatttaaattatttttttatgaaatttaaaaacaaattaagaattttttatttatgttttgaatTGATGGATATCTATCCATTAGAAATAGGTTAacggatggattggatggattttattctTTAATGGATGGTTTGGATTGAATTTTTATTAAGAGAGTTTAGTGGatttgtttgatccatccattaaccaTCCAATCCACattcatccaatccatccattttgccacccctagtaagAACTTATAGAAATATCAGGCGTGTTCTCGTCATTTAACTCGAGGTTTTCCATGGTATGGATAATCGTATTCTTCAAGAATATCATCGCTCTCTATTATATGTCAAAAGCCGTTTTTAGTATAACCACCGTCACACCCATGACTCCTTGGATCACAGTCAATTAACTGTTGCTCTGATAATGTGAGCAGACTGCCATTCTTGATCTTCCAAATACCTTCTACAGCTGCCATAGCTGCAAAAGCCCAACAAGCATCTAAAACATAAAACATTCATTAAATTAACACACTTATGTTATAGGATACAAATCTCAAGTTATAgttcacaaaaagaaagaaagaaaacatatGCAATACCACAATCTTTTTGATCTTTAATAGGGGTGACATCTCCCTTCTATCTCCAGTCTAGATTTTTTAGAATATCATCAGCCAGGTTGAATAATACTCTAGGTTTGTAGGAAAattatcccaatacccctacaattttaaaaaattccaattttgtccttttcaacttttaatttttatttttttatttttactgtttGTACGGACACCTGAGTGGCTGGAAACTGTTACGTTGCTCCAACCGGATATCCAAAGATGCAAAATTCCGGTTAGTAAATATTCAAAACCGGACAACCCAGGTTTGGGTGTTCCGGTTCCCATTATTCTCGACCGGATATCCCACTAATGGGTGTTCCGGTTTGTTGTTTTCTCAACCGGATATCCCCTTagtgggtgttccggttcctttttttttaaatttttttaattatatattaaactaaattaattttatatatttaggtGTGGATCCTCCTTTGATGAAATGCGATGTAAATCAAACATGTGTGGATACAACTGATGTTTTTGTAACTGGTAAAAAATTTGCTACAAGAGAAGAGGCGATAAGTTGGATTAAGGAGATTGGAATCAGGAATTAAATGACAGTTATAATAACTCGTTCAGATACCAAAACAGGCAAGAGAGGAAGAAGTGATAAATTAGTATTTGGTTGTGATAAAAgtggaaaatacaaaaaaacagaTAGCGAAACCCAAAGCGCTAGTAAGAGATGTGGTTGTCCTTTCAAAATTAGGTTAACACCATCGAAAGATGGTTCTGGATGGAAGATTGATGTAAAATGCGGAGTACACAACCACGGCTTACCTGATAGATTTGAAGGTCATGCTTTCGTAAGTCGACTAAATACAGATGATAAGCAACATATTGTTGATTTGACAAAACGCCATGTTCCACCTAGACACATATTATTGTCATTGCAAGAGCGTGACCCGGAGAATGTCACTCGGATCacgcaaatatacaaacataagaGTAAGATACCAAAAGACATAAGGGGTCCCAGAACAGAAATGCAACAATTACTCAAGTTGGTTGAAGAATCATGTTATGTTTACTGGAGTAGGAAAAAGGATGAGTCagaagttgtgagagatattttttgggcTCATCCAGAATCAGtgaagttgttgaatatgtttcctaTTGTATTGATTGGACTGCACATACAAGAAAAACAAGTACAGGCAACCGTTGTTTGAAATAGTTGGTATGACATCAACTAAATTAACATTTGTTGTTGCATTTGTCTATATGGAATCTGAGCAGACAGAGACTTTTTGTTGGgtattggataagttgaaacagTTGTTTATCAAGAAGGATGATTGTCCTCAGTAATCTTGACTGATAGAGATCTTGCTTTAATGAAAGCCATTGAAACAGTATTTCCAAAGACAACTAATTTGCTTTTCCGATTTCACATCAACAAAAACGTGAAATCAAAGTGTAAGGAACATGTTGTGGATGATATGCGAGAAACAGTGGAGAAAATGTGGTTTGAACTTACAAGGGCTAGTGATGAGATGGAGTACCATCAAAGGTTGAAATAACTTGAGGATGCATGTGTTGACTCCAAAGGTTTTATT encodes:
- the LOC131654702 gene encoding uncharacterized protein LOC131654702 — encoded protein: MTVIITRSDTKTGKRGRSDKLVFGCDKSGKYKKTDSETQSASKRCGCPFKIRLTPSKDGSGWKIDVKCGVHNHGLPDRFEGHAFVSRLNTDDKQHIVDLTKRHVPPRHILLSLQERDPENVTRITQIYKHKSKIPKDIRGPRTEMQQLLKLVEESCYVYWSRKKDESEVVRDIFWAHPESVKLLNMFPIVLIGLHIQEKQVQATVV